A genomic window from Salvia splendens isolate huo1 chromosome 11, SspV2, whole genome shotgun sequence includes:
- the LOC121753541 gene encoding pentatricopeptide repeat-containing protein At1g33350-like yields MVPSCTFNSHVCAIRDKCSNLNHLKQLHAHLIALGHGHIPFYAFKLIRFCATRLRDITYARHLFDKFRSPNIYLYTAIVDACACATDHRAAALIYRDMVRENRSRPNEFILSIVLKSWAEVARCHGVETVQAQIVKLGFCGYPVVQTAVMDAYSRCGAEIGVARKVFDEMPVRSVVSWTAMISGYMRAGRVLDAILLFEEMPEDIRDTPFWNCVIAGCVQNGLFSEAIEFFTRMVLGGANRPNQGTMVCLLSALGHSGMLQFGRCIHGYVYRSGLSLDLFVASGLIDMYGKCGNFEKSRTVFEVSDQTNLASWNALINCYALHGRSNEAVAAFQDMLRRGREELKPDAITFVGLLNACTHGGLVEEGCGYFAMMVGDFGIEPRIEHYGCLVDLLGRAGRFQEALEVVSGLRVPPDEVVWGSLLNACKIHRRGDLAEFAVGKLVEMSPGNGGYRVMLANLHGEMGKWDEARRVRADLARWGGYKAAGCSWIEVEGMIHGFYPVDTSHPSTEEMYEVLRCLGDASRVEHASWWSWPLQ; encoded by the coding sequence ATGGTTCCTTCTTGCACCTTCAACAGTCATGTCTGCGCTATCCGCGACAAATGCAGCAATCTCAATCACCTCAAACAGCTCCACGCCCATCTCATCGCACTAGGGCACGGCCATATCCCCTTCTACGCCTTCAAGCTCATCCGCTTCTGCGCCACTCGCCTCCGCGACATCACCTATGCACGCCACCTGTTCGACAAATTCCGATCTCCCAATATCTACCTCTACACCGCGATTGTCGACGCCTGCGCCTGCGCGACCGACCACAGAGCAGCCGCGCTCATTTACCGAGACATGGTCCGTGAGAATCGCTCGAGGCCGAACGAATTTATCCTCTCGATCGTCTTGAAATCGTGGGCGGAGGTGGCGAGGTGTCACGGGGTGGAAACTGTGCAAGCGCAGATAGTTAAATTGGGGTTTTGTGGGTACCCGGTTGTGCAGACGGCAGTGATGGATGCTTACTCGAGGTGTGGAGCTGAAATCGGAGTTGCGAGGAAGGTGTTCGATGAAATGCCTGTGAGAAGCGTGGTGTCGTGGACTGCAATGATTTCGGGGTATATGAGAGCTGGGAGGGTTTTGGATGCGATTCTGTTGTTTGAAGAGATGCCGGAGGATATTAGGGATACGCCGTTTTGGAATTGTGTAATTGCTGGATGTGTGCAGAATGGATTGTTTTCGGAGGCTATTGAGTTTTTCACGAGGATGGTTTTAGGTGGAGCGAATAGGCCGAATCAAGGCACGATGGTGTGCCTTTTATCGGCGTTGGGGCACAGTGGAATGTTGCAGTTTGGGAGGTGCATTCATGGATATGTGTATAGAAGTGGACTTAGTTTAGATTTGTTTGTTGCGAGTGGTTTGATTGACATGTATGGGAAATGTGGAAATTTTGAGAAATCAAGAACTGTTTTTGAGGTGTCTGATCAAACGAATTTGGCATCTTGGAATGCTTTAATAAACTGTTATGCATTGCATGGCCGGAGCAATGAAGCTGTTGCTGCATTCCAAGATATGCTGAGGCGAGGGCGAGAAGAGCTGAAGCCGGATGCGATCACATTTGTTGGCTTGTTGAACGCTTGCACTCACGGAGGGTTGGTTGAGGAAGGGTGCGGCTATTTTGCTATGATGGTGGGGGATTTCGGGATCGAGCCTCGGATTGAGCACTATGGGTGCTTAGTGGATCTTCTTGGGCGAGCAGGGAGGTTTCAGGAGGCGTTGGAGGTTGTGAGTGGGTTGAGAGTGCCACCAGATGAGGTGGTTTGGGGCTCATTGCTCAATGCTTGCAAGATCCATAGGCGTGGAGACTTGGCCGAGTTTGCAGTGGGGAAGCTTGTGGAGATGAGTCCTGGCAATGGAGGGTATAGGGTGATGCTGGCTAATTTACACGGCGAGATGGGGAAATGGGATGAGGCGAGGAGGGTTAGGGCGGATTTAGCCAGATGGGGCGGTTATAAGGCGGCCGGGTGCAGTTGGATTGAGGTTGAGGGGATGATTCATGGCTTTTACCCTGTTGATACATCACATCCTAGTACAGAGGAGATGTATGAGGTTTTGAGATGCTTAGGCGATGCTTCGAGAGTTGAGCACGCATCGTGGTGGTCTTGGCCGCTGCAGTAG
- the LOC121753542 gene encoding uncharacterized membrane protein YuiD-like → MDEGGGSVNSNATGTVTSYPSKSIFSNLPLISALFAFAIAQSLKVLSSWYREDRWDLKQLVGSGGMPSSHSATVAALAVAIGFQEGFGGSQFALALIMAFVVMYDATGVRLHAGRQAEVLNQIVCELPSEHPLAESMPLRELLGHTPPQVVAGATLGMVTAAAGHFLFNYGARA, encoded by the exons ATGGACGAAGGAGGCGGATCAGTAAATTCAAATGCGACGGGAACGGTGACATCGTATCCTTCCAAATCGATTTTTTCGAATCTTCCGTTGATATCAGCTCTTTTCGCCTTTGCTATTGCGCAGTCATTAAAGGTTTTGTCCTCATG GTATAGGGAAGACCGTTGGGATCTCAAGCAACTTGTTGGCTCCGGGGGCATGCCCTCGTCCCATTCAGCAACCGTTGCTGCTCTTGCAGTGGCTATCGGTTTCCAAGAGGGTTTTGGAGGATCACAATTTGCCCTTGCACTAATCATGGCATTTGTG GTGATGTACGATGCCACTGGAGTGAGATTGCACGCTGGGCGCCAAGCAGAG GTTTTGAATCAAATCGTATGCGAGCTTCCATCTGAACACCCTCTCGCTGAAAGCATGCCCTTGCGCGAGCTTCTTGGCCACACTCCTCCTCAG GTTGTTGCTGGTGCGACACTGGGAATGGTGACAGCAGCAGCAGGCCATTTCCTCTTCAACTATGGCGCCCGAGCCTGA
- the LOC121755723 gene encoding cyclin-dependent kinase G-2-like isoform X2 has translation MGCESEVEMLKKENGFRRGDYERDGNGARDYERGHLQAQDRASLEDMGKLRQKDATEMNGGYHSISSRSDSGSSGGERRKCEPAVLAVDREPGELYSDGSDEADDSGMLASRETDSKNMGTSSLLSPQQTRKRKFSPIVWDRDDREINAAIKSRSTLDTAPIIESPELVMSHYQSPQPKPSNNEKTSAPADDGEINDTEINLKASLSGGELRSATAEVPAETYSLQHEGDQRVNSTEMGEVYEDDYAPTRTIVSSRWASDAESPSDEGEISDNESMPKPRSKSCSEHSKSISPEIGQARQGSETARGRSSRSEERVRSSSRDSYQDNDDNNDPMETGDDYNRDGSSINEPETESESEDYPDSPILTDPAQPPQRSVNMLQGCRSVDEFERLNKIDEGTYGVVFRAKDKKTGEIVALKKVKMEKEREGFPLTSLREINILLSFDHPSIVDVKEVVVGSNLDSIFMVMEYMEHDLKALMESMKQPFSQSEVKCLMLQLLEGVKYLHDNWVLHRDLKTSNLLLNNRGELKICDFGLARQYGSPLKPYTHLVVTLWYRAPELLLGAKLYSTAIDMWSLGCIMAELLSKEPLFNGKTEVEQLDKIFRILGTPNETIWPGFSELPGVKVNFVKHKYNQLRRKFPATSFTGSPVLSDAGFDLLNRLLTYDPDKRITAEEALDHEWFREVPLPKSKEFMPTFPAHGAQDRRTRRVMKSPDPLEEQRRKELQQGEISNGGLFCQ, from the exons ATGGGCTGCGAGAGTGAAGTTGAGATGTTGAAGAAGGAAAATGGATTTAGAAGAGGGGATTATGAACGGGATGGGAATGGAGCTCGGGACTATGAGAGGGGTCATCTACAGGCTCAGGATAGAGCTAGCCTCGAAGATATGGGCAAGCTCAGGCAGAAGGATGCCACAGAAATGAATGGTGGATACCACTCCATTTCTAGTCGAAGTGATTCTGGAAGTAGTGGTGGCGAGCGAAGGAAATGCGAGCCTGCAGTACTAGCTGTGGATCGAGAGCCTGGAGAGCTTTATAGTGATGGGTCTGACGAGGCAGATGATTCGGGAATGCTAGCTAGTAGAGAAACTGATTCAAAAAATATGGGAACTTCTAGCTTGTTATCTCCTCAGCAGACCAGGAAGCGGAAGTTCTCGCCAATTGTTTGGGATAGAGATGATAGGGAGATAAATGCAGCAATCAAGAGTAGGAGTACTTTGGATACTGCTCCTATCATTGAATCACCCGAATTGGTCATGTCTCATTACCAGTCTCCCCAGCCTAAACCTAGTAACAATGAAAAGACTTCAGCCCCCGCAGATGATGGTGAGATTAATGACACTGAGATTAATTTAAAAGCATCACTTTCCGGTGGTGAATTGAGATCTGCTACAGCTGAAGTCCCTGCGGAAACATATTCACTGCAACATGAAGGAGATCAGAGGGTTAATAGCACGGAAATGGGGGAAGTATATGAAGATGATTATGCACCCACACGAACCATAGTATCTTCTCGTTGGGCTAGTGATGCTGAGTCTCCATCTGATGAAGGTGAGATTTCTGACAATGAAAGTATGCCTAAACCAAGGAGCAAATCCTGTTCAGAGCATAGTAAATCAATAAGTCCAGAAATTGGGCAGGCCAGACAAGGTTCTGAAACGGCTAGAGGGAGGTCCTCAAGGTCAGAGGAACGTGTTAGATCTTCCAGTAGAGATAGTTACCAAGACAACGATGACAATAATGATCCCATGGAGACTGGTGATGATTACAATCGTGATGGTTCTAGCATAAATGAGCCTGAAACTGAGTCTGAGTCTGAGGACTATCCTGACTCTCCTATATTAACAGATCCAGCACAACCACCCCAAAGGAGTGTTAATATGCTTCAAGGTTGCAGAAGTGTTGACGAGTTCGAGAGACTCAACAAGATAGATGAGGGTACTTATGGGGTAGTGTTTAGGGCCAAGGATAAGAAAACTGGAGAAATTGTTGCTTTGAAGAAGGTCAAgatggagaaagagagagaagggtTTCCCTTAACCTCACTCCGGGAAATAAACATTCTTCTATCTTTTGATCACCCCTCGATTGTGGATGTAAAAGAAGTGGTTGTGGGAAGCAACCTTGACAGCATTTTTATGGTCATGGAGTACATGGAACATGATCTGAAGGCATTGATGGAAAGTATGAAGCAACCTTTTAGTCAGAGTGAAGTTAAATGTCTGATGCTCCAGCTTTTAGAAGGTGTCAAGTATCTCCACGACAACTGGGTGCTTCACCGAGATCTTAAGACTTCCAATCTGCTCTTAAACAATCGTGGTGAGCTGAAGATTTGTGACTTTGGTCTAGCTCGTCAGTATGGAAGCCCTTTGAAACCATATACCCATTTGGTAGTCACCCTTTGGTACAG GGCACCAGAACTTCTTTTGGGAGCCAAACTATATTCCACGGCGATAGATATGTGGTCTCTGGGGTGTATTATGGCTGAGCTATTATCAAAGGAACCACTATTCAATGGGAAGACAGAGGTTGAGCAACTGGACAAG ATATTCAGGATCCTCGGCACTCCAAATGAGACGATCTGGCCCGGGTTTTCAGAACTCCCCGGAGTGAAGGTGAACTTTGTCAAGCATAA GTATAACCAATTAAGGAGGAAATTCCCAGCAACGTCTTTCACTGGGTCGCCTGTGCTCTCCGATGCTGGATTCGACCTCTTGAACAGGCTTCTAACATATGATCCTGACAAG AGGATCACtgctgaagaagctcttgatcATGAATGGTTCCGCGAAGTTCCTCTTCCTAAGTCGAAGGAGTTTATGCCTACATTTCCTGCTCACGGTGCACAAGACAG GCGAACGCGAAGAGTAATGAAAAGTCCTGACCCATTGGAAGAGCAGCGGAGAAAGGAGTTGCAACAAGGAGAAATTAGCAATGGTGGTCTCTTTTGTCAATAG
- the LOC121755723 gene encoding cyclin-dependent kinase G-2-like isoform X1: protein MAAGKRGGYRENEYMGCESEVEMLKKENGFRRGDYERDGNGARDYERGHLQAQDRASLEDMGKLRQKDATEMNGGYHSISSRSDSGSSGGERRKCEPAVLAVDREPGELYSDGSDEADDSGMLASRETDSKNMGTSSLLSPQQTRKRKFSPIVWDRDDREINAAIKSRSTLDTAPIIESPELVMSHYQSPQPKPSNNEKTSAPADDGEINDTEINLKASLSGGELRSATAEVPAETYSLQHEGDQRVNSTEMGEVYEDDYAPTRTIVSSRWASDAESPSDEGEISDNESMPKPRSKSCSEHSKSISPEIGQARQGSETARGRSSRSEERVRSSSRDSYQDNDDNNDPMETGDDYNRDGSSINEPETESESEDYPDSPILTDPAQPPQRSVNMLQGCRSVDEFERLNKIDEGTYGVVFRAKDKKTGEIVALKKVKMEKEREGFPLTSLREINILLSFDHPSIVDVKEVVVGSNLDSIFMVMEYMEHDLKALMESMKQPFSQSEVKCLMLQLLEGVKYLHDNWVLHRDLKTSNLLLNNRGELKICDFGLARQYGSPLKPYTHLVVTLWYRAPELLLGAKLYSTAIDMWSLGCIMAELLSKEPLFNGKTEVEQLDKIFRILGTPNETIWPGFSELPGVKVNFVKHKYNQLRRKFPATSFTGSPVLSDAGFDLLNRLLTYDPDKRITAEEALDHEWFREVPLPKSKEFMPTFPAHGAQDRRTRRVMKSPDPLEEQRRKELQQGEISNGGLFCQ, encoded by the exons ATGGCTGCTGGGAAACGTGGTGGCTACAGAGAAAATGAATACATGGGCTGCGAGAGTGAAGTTGAGATGTTGAAGAAGGAAAATGGATTTAGAAGAGGGGATTATGAACGGGATGGGAATGGAGCTCGGGACTATGAGAGGGGTCATCTACAGGCTCAGGATAGAGCTAGCCTCGAAGATATGGGCAAGCTCAGGCAGAAGGATGCCACAGAAATGAATGGTGGATACCACTCCATTTCTAGTCGAAGTGATTCTGGAAGTAGTGGTGGCGAGCGAAGGAAATGCGAGCCTGCAGTACTAGCTGTGGATCGAGAGCCTGGAGAGCTTTATAGTGATGGGTCTGACGAGGCAGATGATTCGGGAATGCTAGCTAGTAGAGAAACTGATTCAAAAAATATGGGAACTTCTAGCTTGTTATCTCCTCAGCAGACCAGGAAGCGGAAGTTCTCGCCAATTGTTTGGGATAGAGATGATAGGGAGATAAATGCAGCAATCAAGAGTAGGAGTACTTTGGATACTGCTCCTATCATTGAATCACCCGAATTGGTCATGTCTCATTACCAGTCTCCCCAGCCTAAACCTAGTAACAATGAAAAGACTTCAGCCCCCGCAGATGATGGTGAGATTAATGACACTGAGATTAATTTAAAAGCATCACTTTCCGGTGGTGAATTGAGATCTGCTACAGCTGAAGTCCCTGCGGAAACATATTCACTGCAACATGAAGGAGATCAGAGGGTTAATAGCACGGAAATGGGGGAAGTATATGAAGATGATTATGCACCCACACGAACCATAGTATCTTCTCGTTGGGCTAGTGATGCTGAGTCTCCATCTGATGAAGGTGAGATTTCTGACAATGAAAGTATGCCTAAACCAAGGAGCAAATCCTGTTCAGAGCATAGTAAATCAATAAGTCCAGAAATTGGGCAGGCCAGACAAGGTTCTGAAACGGCTAGAGGGAGGTCCTCAAGGTCAGAGGAACGTGTTAGATCTTCCAGTAGAGATAGTTACCAAGACAACGATGACAATAATGATCCCATGGAGACTGGTGATGATTACAATCGTGATGGTTCTAGCATAAATGAGCCTGAAACTGAGTCTGAGTCTGAGGACTATCCTGACTCTCCTATATTAACAGATCCAGCACAACCACCCCAAAGGAGTGTTAATATGCTTCAAGGTTGCAGAAGTGTTGACGAGTTCGAGAGACTCAACAAGATAGATGAGGGTACTTATGGGGTAGTGTTTAGGGCCAAGGATAAGAAAACTGGAGAAATTGTTGCTTTGAAGAAGGTCAAgatggagaaagagagagaagggtTTCCCTTAACCTCACTCCGGGAAATAAACATTCTTCTATCTTTTGATCACCCCTCGATTGTGGATGTAAAAGAAGTGGTTGTGGGAAGCAACCTTGACAGCATTTTTATGGTCATGGAGTACATGGAACATGATCTGAAGGCATTGATGGAAAGTATGAAGCAACCTTTTAGTCAGAGTGAAGTTAAATGTCTGATGCTCCAGCTTTTAGAAGGTGTCAAGTATCTCCACGACAACTGGGTGCTTCACCGAGATCTTAAGACTTCCAATCTGCTCTTAAACAATCGTGGTGAGCTGAAGATTTGTGACTTTGGTCTAGCTCGTCAGTATGGAAGCCCTTTGAAACCATATACCCATTTGGTAGTCACCCTTTGGTACAG GGCACCAGAACTTCTTTTGGGAGCCAAACTATATTCCACGGCGATAGATATGTGGTCTCTGGGGTGTATTATGGCTGAGCTATTATCAAAGGAACCACTATTCAATGGGAAGACAGAGGTTGAGCAACTGGACAAG ATATTCAGGATCCTCGGCACTCCAAATGAGACGATCTGGCCCGGGTTTTCAGAACTCCCCGGAGTGAAGGTGAACTTTGTCAAGCATAA GTATAACCAATTAAGGAGGAAATTCCCAGCAACGTCTTTCACTGGGTCGCCTGTGCTCTCCGATGCTGGATTCGACCTCTTGAACAGGCTTCTAACATATGATCCTGACAAG AGGATCACtgctgaagaagctcttgatcATGAATGGTTCCGCGAAGTTCCTCTTCCTAAGTCGAAGGAGTTTATGCCTACATTTCCTGCTCACGGTGCACAAGACAG GCGAACGCGAAGAGTAATGAAAAGTCCTGACCCATTGGAAGAGCAGCGGAGAAAGGAGTTGCAACAAGGAGAAATTAGCAATGGTGGTCTCTTTTGTCAATAG
- the LOC121753900 gene encoding 60S ribosomal protein L27-3-like: MVKFLKPSKAVVLLQGRYAGQKATIVKNFDDGTRDRPYGHCLVAGIAKYPSKVIRKDSAKKQAKKSRVKAFVKLVNYNHIMPTRYTLDVDLKDVVSVDALVSRDKKVSACKEVKSRFEERFKTGKNRWFFSKLRF; encoded by the coding sequence ATGGTGAAGTTCCTCAAGCCAAGCAAGGCGGTGGTCCTCCTCCAGGGTCGCTACGCCGGCCAGAAGGCGACGATCGTGAAGAATTTCGACGACGGCACTCGCGACCGCCCCTACGGCCACTGCCTCGTCGCCGGCATCGCCAAGTATCCGAGCAAGGTCATCCGCAAGGACTCGGCCAAGAAGCAGGCGAAGAAGTCGCGCGTGAAGGCGTTCGTGAAGCTGGTGAACTACAACCACATCATGCCCACGCGTTACACGCTCGACGTGGATCTCAAGGACGTTGTCTCCGTCGACGCGCTCGTCTCGCGTGACAAGAAGGTCTCCGCCTGCAAGGAGGTGAAGAGCAGGTTCGAGGAGAGGTTCAAGACCGGGAAGAACCGTTGGTTTTTCTCTAAGCTCAGGTTCTGA
- the LOC121756565 gene encoding protein Iojap, chloroplastic-like, with translation MIIYSAPLHHPVLPSCTKSSPPGAGARAHFRRHKNLSLSNHTAFQSLPMTARHEHLLPPLSAGSNVSEDTDDMYDDLFDKYGKVVFKRNDQKSVIAEVDDDAESLSFAVALAKVASDVKAADIKLLFVKPLVYWTRFFIIATAFSRPQVDAIGSRIRNLAETEYGRTATGDFKPNSWTLLDFGDVVVHIFLPPQRDHYNLEEFYANATPIELPFEDQQPFRN, from the exons ATGATTATCTACTCAGCCCCCCTTCACCACCCTGTTCTTCCTTCCTGCACCAAATCCTCCCCTCCCGGCGCCGGCGCCCGCGCCCATTTCCGGCGACACAAAAATCTCTCTCTTTCCAACCACACCGCTTTCCAATCCTTACCAATGACTGCTCGTCACGAGCATCTGCTGCCACCCTTATCCGCTGGCTCG AATGTGAGTGAAGATACGGATGATATGTATGATGACTTATTCGACAAGTATGGAAAGGTCGTCTTCAAGAGAAACGACCAAAAGTCTGTTATAGCGGAGGTTGATGATGATGCTGAAAGCTTGTCAT TTGCTGTAGCACTGGCCAAGGTTGCTAGTGATGTAAAAGCAGCAGATATAAAGCTTCTTTTTGTAAAACCTCTAGTTTATTGGACTCGGTTTTTCATCATCGCCACTGCATTTTCTCGACCTCAGGTTGATGCTATTGG TTCCAGAATAAGAAATTTAGCTGAAACAGAATATGGGAGAACCGCAACTGGGGATTTCAAGCCCAACTCCTGGACATTGCTGGACTTCG GTGATGTAGTTGTACATATTTTTCTTCCTCCACAAAGGGATCATTACAACTTGGAAGAGTTTTATGCAAATGCAACACCTATCGAGTTACCTTTCGAGGACCAGCAACCTTTCCGCAATTAA